In the genome of Longimicrobiaceae bacterium, the window TTGGCCAAGGCTTCAAACACAGTCATGGCCTGGGAGAACAGGCCTCGCATCATCCAGAAGAACGCAACATCGTGCGCAAGCGCGGGCAACCGAGGGTGGTTGGAGCCGTATGCATTGAATGTTTCGCGTCCGAGCCGCGTCGCCTTCGCGTAATCGTCCTGCGTTACAGCCACCGTAAACAAGTTGTGAAGGGCCATACCCTTCACCTGCCACACTCCGTGGCGTCGAGCGGAATATAAGGCGCGTTTAAAGTGGCGCTCAGCGGAGTCCCAATCCCCCTGCTGCGCCGCAATGTGGCCGACTCCGATGAAAGCTAGGCCATGGTGCTTCCAGTCACACGAAGCCAAAGCCAATTCTGCGCAACGGCGATACCACGCATCTGCCCACGAGCTTTCGCATTGGTTCCGCAGAAGACCGGCAACGCGGTACGCACGGCCGGCATCCGCTGGAGTCGCGGCCGCGGTTGCTATCGCGAATGCCAGCGAGATATTGCGATGGCCACGTTGCGCCGCGACCTCTTGCAACATGGTGCAAGCGTCTGCCACCGCCTCATTTCCAACGCCACTCATCGGATCCAGAACTTCGGCCAATGTGAGAAGGGGGACCCGTTCCTCCGCCTTTTCACCAACTACGGCCGAGATCTGTTCATACCTTCGGGCCTTTGCTGCACCGTCAAATAGCAACCCACGGTTCGCGTACGGGGTTCCCGCCCACAATAAAACGTTCCGAAATGCCTGCCACAGTAAGAGTCCATAATCGTCGGGAGCATCGTCGAGGATCATCGCGCCCTCGATCCGATTCCCAACCGTAACGATCGGTGGGAGGGAGCCCAGCCGGGTAGTTTTCTGCTCGCCTGATCCGCTTCCACGCATCATGGTTTCCGTTGCCGTGACAGACGTTCCTCTCTCACAAGGATACGGCTCGTTTTCGGCCGCAGCTAGAGCATCTCACAAGTCCAGCGCAAACTCGGCGGGAAATATGTGAAACCGCAAATTCGCTGGCGGAACGATTCACCATCCGAATCCGGCGCTTTTCGTTTCCCGACAGCTGTACTGGGATTCTACCGCGGTGTGCTCCGGGCAGATGGTGGTCCTGAGGAATCAAAACAACGTTTTACGACTGATTTGCAAGGAATGCATGTCCGCCCCTTCGGGGCCGCGACGTTATCCGATATCATTCTCTTGCCTACCCGTCCGCCGTTCTAGAGGTGGATGCCTCGGCCCCACACGGAGAGGGCCTGCGGAGTTGGAACCTTGCAGCTGATGGTCGCAGCCCCGCCGTGCCCTAACAACCTCCGTCCGACGGCTCTGACGATCAACATGACGGTGCTACGGTCGACCTCCACCCTGTGCGACGAATTGACGGCGTGCGACTACGCCGCGCTATCGGACGAAGAACTCTGGACCCGGTTTGCAAGAGCGAATTGCGAACTGAGTCTCAGGGCGCTCCACAAGCGGTACTTCGATCCTCTGCACGCCTGGATACGCAGGTGCGGCGTCCGGGACGACGCGCGTATCGCAGATCTCTTCCAGGACGTGTGGATCCGGCTGATCAACCACCGGCACGACTTCAACCCCGCGATGCGGTGGGGCACGTGGGCCTTCCACGTCGCCCGGAACATCGCTCGGAACGAGGGCCGGCGGCTTGGACGCCAGCGGGTGGCCTCCGAAGCCGACTTCCGGCTGAAGGACGACGAGACGGCGCAGGTCCGCAGCGCGGTCTCGACGAGCCTGCCCGAAGAGATGATGCGGGAGCGCGAGCTGGACGCGCGGCTGAAGAGCGTCCTGGACGCTCTGCCGCCGGAGCAGTGCACGATCTTCCGGCTTCGCTACCTGGAGGGACGTTCCAACGAGGAGGTCGCTCAGATACTCGACATCGAGCTGAGCGCGCTGAAGGCGAGAGCCAAGCGCGTGCGCCTGAAGGTGCTCGGGGAGATGGGAGACCTTCTGGAGGAGAGCGGCTGACCAGCGCGCCCCCGCCGGCCGGGCACACGGCCGGCCGACGAGGCGAGCGCGCCTCGGCCGCCCACGAGAGAACGGACTGACGCACCGAACCACCACATCCACCGAGCGCCAGCGGACGGGTCCATGAAACACAGCTGCACAGCGGTCGTCGGTTCAGCAGTCGTCGTCGGAATCGCACTCGCGTGCTCGGAGAGTCCGACGGACGCGAAGCCGCAGCCGGGAACGCCGGTCATCTCCACGAGCGTGCTTACGGCGGGAGCCGAGGGCGTGCTTTCCGGCGAGCACCTGGACGAGCTGATGGCCACGATCACCGTCGACGGGGTGTCCGTCGCCCCGACCGTCCGGACGGCCCGGGAGATCCGCTTCGCGATGCCGCCGGGCCGGCCCTGCGAGGTCGATGGACGTCCGGTGAGCGTCCAGGCGGGCCCGCTCTCGCACGAGGGGCACCTCGCCGTGCCGGGCGTGCTCAGGCTGGAGGTCGGCGAGAGCCGCGTGCTCGCCCGCGACGCGATGGAGCGGATGTGCCTGCAGCTCCCGGCGGGCCCTGAGCGGTACGTCCTCACCGCCCTGAACCCCGGCCTCGACCCGGCACCGGCGGCAGAGCCCCTGTTCACCGTGCGGGCGTGGACGGGCGCAGGCGGGGGCGCCGCCCCGGCCGTGGCCACGGAACTGAGCGCAAGCCGCAGGGGCGCGCAGATGGCCGAAGTCGCACGCGTCCCCCGTCTCGCCGCGGCGACGGCGCCGCTCGCGTATGCGGAGAACCCGGTTCCGTTCGATCCGAGGTACGCGAGCGCCGCTCCCGGGGACACCCTCCCCTGGATCGACTGGTGGGGCCCATTGTATCCGAACTGCGCCGGGGGGCGGGACCGTATCCCGACCATCCGCATCGTGGTCGCTGGCGTGTCTGCCTCCGGCCGCACGGTGATCGCCTTCGACGCGCGGTCGCCCCAGGCGCAGACGTGGACAAGCCCGGCCGTACGGGCTCGGCTCACCCGTGCGGCGGACATCGCGGACCGGTGGGTTCTGCCCGCCGTCCGCGAGGCGATGGACCGCGGGTACCAGCCGCTGAAGGGCGCCGCGGGGAGGTGGTACCACGTGTTCC includes:
- a CDS encoding sigma-70 family RNA polymerase sigma factor, giving the protein MVAAPPCPNNLRPTALTINMTVLRSTSTLCDELTACDYAALSDEELWTRFARANCELSLRALHKRYFDPLHAWIRRCGVRDDARIADLFQDVWIRLINHRHDFNPAMRWGTWAFHVARNIARNEGRRLGRQRVASEADFRLKDDETAQVRSAVSTSLPEEMMRERELDARLKSVLDALPPEQCTIFRLRYLEGRSNEEVAQILDIELSALKARAKRVRLKVLGEMGDLLEESG